The nucleotide sequence TTCGTAGATCTGGTGGAGTGATTTTAAAATGATCCAAAGGCTATATATCCATAACTTTAGATGCTTAGAAAACTTTGAACTGAGCTTAAAGGATATGTCATCAGCTTTATTAATTGGTAAAAATGGAGTCGGGAAATCAACAATTTTTGATGTATTAGAAATTTTTCAATCTATTGGTCGAGGGACGAATAGAGTTCGTGATCTAGTTAAGCCCAAGGATTTCGTTCGTGGTCGCTTTGATGTGCCAATTCGCTTGGAAATAGAAGTATTACTTCACGAAAAATTATATCAATATATTTTGGCTTTTGAGTTACCGAAAAATTTTAAAGAACTTCGAGTTTCTGAAGAAAAACTATTAGTTACAGGAGAGCCAATTTATTCTCGAACTGAGGCTCAAGTAACCCTTCACACCAGTTGGCAAAATTCTGAGGCTCAATTTCTAGTAGATTGGCATTTAGTTGCCCTTCCTATTATTCAAGAGCAATCAGAGACAGATCCCCTTCGGATTTTCAAGACTTGGCTGGCTAGAATGATTATTTTAGCTCCCATTCCCAGTCTGATGACAGGAGATTCCGACGGTGAAACCTTGGAGCCCAAGCGAGACGGTTCAAACTTTGGAGAGTGGTTCTCTGGATTACTGAGTCGCTATCCAGCAGCTTACACACAAGTTGACAAATATCTCCGAGGAGTTATACCTGACATTCAGGACTTTTTGAATGAACAAATTGGCAAAGATTCAAAAAGCATGATTGTCCGATTTGAAGCGAATAATGCAAATCTGAGTGTTGATTTTCAAGACTTATCTGATGGCGAAAAATGCTTTTTTATTTGTGCTTTCGTTTTAGCTGCTAATAAATTCTATGGCCCCCTTTTTTGCTTCTGGGACGAACCTGATAACTATCTTTCTTTATCAGAGGTTGGACATTTTGTCATGTCATTACGACGCTCATTTAACAATAATGGACAAATTTTAGTGACTTCTCATAATGTAGAAGCAATCCGAAAGTTTTCGGATGAAAATACCTTTCTACTGGATCGCAAAAGCCACTTAGAGCCAACTTTAATTAGATTACTCAGTGATATAACTTTTACAGGGGACTTAATTAATACCTTGATTTCTGGGGATATCGAAGTATGAGCGTTAATCGGCATCGACCCCATATTCTTATATTGCCTGAAGATGATGCGAACCGCCAAATTGCTAATGGATTTATTCTTAATCCAAACCTGAATGAGAGTGTGATTCAAGTTCTACCCTATGATCGGGGATGGGAAAATCTTTTGCAGACTTTTATCAATGATCATGTCCCCAAAATTAGGCAATTTCCAGAAAGAAGGATGGTTTTACTGATTGATTTTGATAAGCGTGAAGATCGGTTGAGTTATGTACAGGGTCATATTCCAAATGATTTAATAGAAAGAGTATTTATTCTGGGAGTACAATCCAACCCAGAGAGGTTAAGGACAGTCACCAAGAATACTTTTGAAGGGATCGGAGAAACTCTAGCAAGAGATTGCGTCAACAATACAAATGAATTGTGGGGACATGATCTTCTTCAACACAATCAACCTGAGTTAAACCGGATGAGGTCATCCGTCAAACCTTTTCTATTTATATAAATCACCGAACTAACAAACCACAATAATAAAATATTAGTATCAATTAAAATTACTTTCTACTTATATTTTTTGAATAGTTCATCTATCATAACTCTCGAATTTTCATTGATTCTATTTCTCCGGTTTCAGCATTAATTTTAAATATTTTATATTCTCTGGCATATTGAGGAACTACTTGCAGTAGATTATTAAGATTTACACAATCAAACCCTAATGTAATGAACCAAAATTGTTTATCCTCAGATAATTCAACTTCTTCTAATCTTAAACTTTGAATAGAAGAATCTATCATATCCTGTAAATTATTAAAGTATTTTTGTGCTAAACTCACAGCAGCACGAACATCAATTTTAGGTAAATTTTTAACTGATGATTCCATATTGTTTCCCTCAATGGGTTGAAATGATATCCTAAACAACAATTATATCCCCTCGGTAAAGATATGATATACCACGTTTCTACCCCGGAGAATAGGGATTCCTCGTTTCTAGGTTCTACCTAGAAATGCTTCTCCGGTGGCTCTGCCACCAATAAATAATAGAGGCAGAGCCTCAATAGAGTATTCCCAGGCGGGAGCCTGGGAACAAGAAAAAAGCTTTACATATTAATCTGTTTAATATCTTCTAATGACAGCTTCAATGCCTCTGCTATTTGCTTATCGCTTAAGCCAAACTTTCTTAATTTCTCAATGGTTTCAGTTTGGCTTTGATCTAAATTAACAGAAGAAGGAATAGGACAACTGTTAATAGAGCCTATCGTTACAGTATTATTATGGTTATTCTTACTACCTAAAACTATATTAAAATTTATTTTTCTTTCTAAAACTGATTCAAGATTACTTTTCTTTACTTGTTCTCCAAAAACATCTGATAACATTTGTAAAAGTTCGTGACTGACCTTTTTTACGTGCTTTTCACTATAACCGTAAGTTTCTGCAACGTCAGCATATTTTTGACGATTCAGTATTCCCCTAACAATTCTTCTTTGCAAGTCGTTGAGATGTTTACCTGTTTGGGTATACACAGATTCATCAACGAATTGCAAGATCTGAGGAACTTCCATAGATAGGAATATAAAATCGCTGTTATGAGTATACCCAACTTTTGCCAACTTTTACCAACTTTTACAACCTTTCTTAATAAATTCAAGAAAACCCCTACTTTTTCCAACTTTTTTCGCTGTTCAGTTTGGAGTGAGCAAGTTAGTATAGTTAGCAAGCTAGATAAAAGATAACGAGGTTATTTTATGGCTTTAAAAAAGACTTTATACTGCTGTTTATGCAAACGTAAAACCTTGCATGAAGAAATAAGTTATACGGAAGCATTAGAATATGCACGTGAAAAAAACATTCTTGTCAGAGGGCTTGCCGCATTTTGGGATTATTATCCTCGCGCCAAGCTTATAGGTAAGACTTTACTAGGTTTTGAAGCAGCCATGCAATGCAATTCATGTGGTATGATTCGTGGTTCAGATGATTCAGCCTTTGATTAATCTTCTATGGAATCTCATAATAGTCCATTGATTCCATATTTTTTCCTTAATAGAGGTAGCTTTAGCACAAATTATATCAAGTTGGTAGAGACGTTGCATGCAACGTCTCTACCAACTTGACGTTTCTACACCAATATTTGTAACCTTGACAAGATCACATCCACAAATTAGCAGGATTGTCTTGATCTTCATCCCATTTAGCCGGATTATTAACAATATATTCCTGAATTTTGACTAATGCCTGTTCATCTCGAATGATATGATCATAAAATCGGGGTTGCCATGCGAAATTATCGTAACCATTTTTACGACACCAACGGGTTACAGAAGATTTATAAGCATTAATAATAGCTTGTAAAGAGCCTCGTTTTAAGGGTGCAAATTTGTTAGATTCATCCGTCCCTTGTAGAGACGTGCCATGGCGCGTCTCTCCGTGTTCTTCGTTATGCGATCGCTCAATAACAATAATCCCATGTACATGATTAGGCATAATAATATAAGCATCTAGGTAAACATCCTGAAAATGATTCGGAATGTCTGACCAAAATTTATTGGCAATTTCTCCCATAGCAGAAAATTTAATATTACTGGAAACGATATCACCAAAAAACCACAGTTTATCCTTTGTGCAAATGGTAACAAAATACCAACCACTGGCAGCATAATTATAATAAGGTAATCGTGTAGATTCAATCCGATATTTATTTTTATATAATGTCATCGTTGTCCATCCTATATTTATTTTTATCCTACATCATGGCTATATTTTCTAAACCTCGTAGAGACGAGCCACGGCGCGTCTCTCTCTTAAATTAAATTTATATCAGATCACGGTGGTGTTCCCTAGCTCTCGTAGAGACGAGCCACGGCGCGTCTCTCTCTTAAATTAATATTTATATCAGATCACGGTGGTGTTCCCTAGCTCTCGTAGAGACGCGCCATGGCGCGTCTCTACAGGGGGTTATAGATTGTTTAAAGGATTTTATTCAATCCCTTCAATGCGGTCTTCAACTTCTTGGTATAACTCGCGCAGACGATCTAAATTCTCTTCGCTAGTTTCCCAATAGCCGCGACCATTCACCTCTAACAACGTGCTAATAATCTTGCGGAAGGAATGAGGATTTAAGTTCATCAAACGTTTCTGCATTTCTGCATCTTCAATAAACGTTGTATTCACGTCCTCATACACCCAATTATCCACAGCACCCGCCGTTGCACTCCATCCCATTGTATTAACAAGGCGCTTAGAAAGTTCCCGCACCCCTTCATACCCATGAGATAACATTCCTTCATACCATTTCGGGTTTAATAACTTGGTACGAGCATCCAAACGCACCGTTTCTGATAACGTCCGAACTTGAGCATTTGCTGTTGTGGTATCCGCAATATAAGACGTCGGTTTTTTGCCATCCTTGCGTAAACTGGAAATTAATTTTGTCGGGTCAGAATCGAAATAATGGGAGACATCCGTTAAACTAATTTCCGAAGAATCTAAGTTTTGAAATGTCACATCTGCGGTTTTTAACGCCGACTCAAAGATACTTCGATCTTGTTCCATTGTCCCCGGATTATCAGAATTAAAGGCAAAAGATTTGCGTTTCAAATACATTTCCTGTAACTCAGATTCCTGTTCCCAACTGCTATTTTCAACAGCCAAATTCACATTAGAAGAATAGGAACCGGAAGCATTACTAAACACCCGTGTTGCCGCTTGTCGGACAGAAACGCCTAATTCTTTCGCCTGTTCTAAAGCGTGTTTGCGAACGAAATTCATTTCCAACGGTTCATCAGATTCCGCAGCCATTTTTACCGCTTTATCTAACAGCGCCATTTGGTTAATAAATAAGTCGCGGAACACCCCAGAACAGTTGATCACGACATCAATTCGAGGCCGTCCTAACTCTTCTAAAGAAATTAACTCCAACTTATTCACCCGTCCCAAGGCATCGGGAACAGGTTTAACCCCCACCATCCACATGACTTGAGCCAGGGACTCCCCGTAAGTTTTGATGTTATCGGTTCCCCAGAGGACGACGGAGATGGTTTCCGGGTAATTTCCACCATTTTCGACCTTTTGCCGCTCTAACAGCCGTTCTACGACGATTTGGGCGGACTTGACGGCGGCTGCGGTGGGGATAGACTGGGGATCGAGGGCGTGCATATTTTTGCCCGTCGGTAATACATCGGGGTTGCGGATGGGGTCGCCTCCTGGCCCTGGTAAGATGTATTCTCCTTCTAGTGCTCGCAGCAAGGAACCCAACTCGTTATCGGCGCAAACCTGTTGTAAGCAGAATTCCAAATACTCAAATAACGGTTTAATAGGTTCGGGGTCAACTTTGGTGAAACCGAACTCATGCAGTGCTTCAATCCAGGGTTCTTTTTTACCCATATTGAAGAAGTTGAGTTTGGAGACTAAGGAAACCCGTCCTTCGGCGTCGGTTTGTTCGTTAACTAAGGCGGTAAGTGCTGCGCGACAAGCTTCAGTGATTTTTTGTAATAACTCCACATCCGCTAATACCCCTAAGTTATTATTGCGGTAGAGTTCCTCAATATCGCGGTTGAGGCTATTGGCAATAATTCGGGGTAAACTGAGAAGATTATCTTCTTCGCGGTCAATACTGGCGATATTTACCAGAGTTGAAATCGCTTCTTCAGCCGTGGGCGGTTTCCCAATAACGTGCAAACCACAGGGTAACAACCGCGACTCAATTTCCATTAACCGCCGATAAACCTGTCCAACAATATGATCTCGGTCTTCGGGAGTTAACTCAGAAGCATCTGTTTCTGGGAGGGTGACATCTTGGTCTAAATTCACCAAGCGACACTTATCCATAATACTGTTAACAATAGCCACGCCCCGACCGCTATCTTTTAGGGTTTGATAAGAGGCAATTAACTCGTTGAGTTCTTGCAGTCCTTTATATAACCCCGCGTTTTCTGCTGCCGGAGTTAAATAAGAAATTGTAGCAGCATAACTGCGCCGTTTGGCGATAGTCGCTTCGCTGGGGTTATTGGCGGCGTAGTAATACAGGTTAGGAATACTGCCGATTAAATTATCGGGGTAGCATTCTCCCGACATTCCCATTTGTTTACCCGGCATGAATTCTAATGATCCGTGCGTGCCGAAGTGTAATACCGCGTCCGCTTGCCAGACTTGTTCTAAATAGGTATAGTAGGCGGCAAAGCCATGATGGGGACTGGCTGACCGAGAGAACAACAACCGCATCGGGTCGCCTTCATAGCCGAAGGTGGGTTGAACGCCGATAAACACATTCCCGAACTGTTTACCAAAGATTAACAAATTCTCGCCGTCGGTGTTTAACGTTCCCGGTGGTGGCCCCCAATTTTCATTGAGTCGGTCATAATAGGGGGTTAACCGTTCATATTCGGTAACGGACATCCGATAGGCGATATTCAGTTCTGGGCTTTGATATTGGGCGGTGGCGTCGTGAATAACTTCCTGCATCAGTTTCTCGGCGGACTCTGGCAGGTCGTGAACGTCATAGCCATTGCCTTGTAAGGCTTTCAGCACTTCATAAATTGACCCGAACACATCCAAATAAGCCGCTGTCCCAACGTTTCCTTTATCCGGGGGGAAACTAAAGACGGTAATAGCAACTTTTTTGGCTAATTTGGGTTTTTTCCGCAAATTCGCCCATTTTAAAGCCCGTTGGGCGATCGCTTCAATTCTATCTTGCAGTGCGATCGCTTTTCCGGTGGCCCCATCCCGTCCTGATATAATAATAGGTTCAATGGCGCCATCCAGTTCAGGAATAGCAATTTGCAGCGCCACTTGGATCGGGTGTAGCCCTAATTCGCTTTCTTCCCATTCTTCAGTGGTTTGGAAGACTAAAGGCAACGCCACCATATAGGGACGGTTCAACCGTTTTAACGAGTCTATCGCCTTCGGGTGATCTTGTCGAGCGGGGCCACCCACTAAGGCAAACCCGGTTAACGAGACAATAGTATCGACAATGGGTTGGGGTTGAATACCTTTCGGGGGGTTATCCCAGAAATATTCATCAATGGGTTTAGAAAAGTCTAACCCTCCCGCAAACACGGGTAACACTCGTGCGCCTAACGCTTCGAGTTCCTGTACCATTGCCACATAATGGGCATCATCTCCCGTTACCAGGTGC is from Planktothrix sp. FACHB-1365 and encodes:
- a CDS encoding transposase, with amino-acid sequence MTLYKNKYRIESTRLPYYNYAASGWYFVTICTKDKLWFFGDIVSSNIKFSAMGEIANKFWSDIPNHFQDVYLDAYIIMPNHVHGIIVIERSHNEEHGETRHGTSLQGTDESNKFAPLKRGSLQAIINAYKSSVTRWCRKNGYDNFAWQPRFYDHIIRDEQALVKIQEYIVNNPAKWDEDQDNPANLWM
- a CDS encoding AAA family ATPase, with translation MIQRLYIHNFRCLENFELSLKDMSSALLIGKNGVGKSTIFDVLEIFQSIGRGTNRVRDLVKPKDFVRGRFDVPIRLEIEVLLHEKLYQYILAFELPKNFKELRVSEEKLLVTGEPIYSRTEAQVTLHTSWQNSEAQFLVDWHLVALPIIQEQSETDPLRIFKTWLARMIILAPIPSLMTGDSDGETLEPKRDGSNFGEWFSGLLSRYPAAYTQVDKYLRGVIPDIQDFLNEQIGKDSKSMIVRFEANNANLSVDFQDLSDGEKCFFICAFVLAANKFYGPLFCFWDEPDNYLSLSEVGHFVMSLRRSFNNNGQILVTSHNVEAIRKFSDENTFLLDRKSHLEPTLIRLLSDITFTGDLINTLISGDIEV
- a CDS encoding magnesium chelatase subunit H, with the protein product MFTYVKPTIRHIKPDDLNGRQLMKVVYVVLEAQYQSALSAAVESINKNNPNVAIEISGYLIEELRSAENYESFKQDLSQANIFIASLIFIEDLADKLVEAVTPYRDTLDVAVVFPSMPQVMRLNKMGTFSMAQLGQSKSAIAQFMKKRKEQSGGSFQDAMLKLLQTLPKVLKYLPMDKAQDARNFMLSFQYWLGGSSENLENFLLMLGAKYVFTGKEKLQFADPVTYPDLGIWHPLAPKMFEDATEYFHWYNSRDDISDDPKDPLAPCVGLVLQRTHLVTGDDAHYVAMVQELEALGARVLPVFAGGLDFSKPIDEYFWDNPPKGIQPQPIVDTIVSLTGFALVGGPARQDHPKAIDSLKRLNRPYMVALPLVFQTTEEWEESELGLHPIQVALQIAIPELDGAIEPIIISGRDGATGKAIALQDRIEAIAQRALKWANLRKKPKLAKKVAITVFSFPPDKGNVGTAAYLDVFGSIYEVLKALQGNGYDVHDLPESAEKLMQEVIHDATAQYQSPELNIAYRMSVTEYERLTPYYDRLNENWGPPPGTLNTDGENLLIFGKQFGNVFIGVQPTFGYEGDPMRLLFSRSASPHHGFAAYYTYLEQVWQADAVLHFGTHGSLEFMPGKQMGMSGECYPDNLIGSIPNLYYYAANNPSEATIAKRRSYAATISYLTPAAENAGLYKGLQELNELIASYQTLKDSGRGVAIVNSIMDKCRLVNLDQDVTLPETDASELTPEDRDHIVGQVYRRLMEIESRLLPCGLHVIGKPPTAEEAISTLVNIASIDREEDNLLSLPRIIANSLNRDIEELYRNNNLGVLADVELLQKITEACRAALTALVNEQTDAEGRVSLVSKLNFFNMGKKEPWIEALHEFGFTKVDPEPIKPLFEYLEFCLQQVCADNELGSLLRALEGEYILPGPGGDPIRNPDVLPTGKNMHALDPQSIPTAAAVKSAQIVVERLLERQKVENGGNYPETISVVLWGTDNIKTYGESLAQVMWMVGVKPVPDALGRVNKLELISLEELGRPRIDVVINCSGVFRDLFINQMALLDKAVKMAAESDEPLEMNFVRKHALEQAKELGVSVRQAATRVFSNASGSYSSNVNLAVENSSWEQESELQEMYLKRKSFAFNSDNPGTMEQDRSIFESALKTADVTFQNLDSSEISLTDVSHYFDSDPTKLISSLRKDGKKPTSYIADTTTANAQVRTLSETVRLDARTKLLNPKWYEGMLSHGYEGVRELSKRLVNTMGWSATAGAVDNWVYEDVNTTFIEDAEMQKRLMNLNPHSFRKIISTLLEVNGRGYWETSEENLDRLRELYQEVEDRIEGIE